The region ctaaattttaaaatcaaatactaaatagtataataactattattttttataaaattaaaaatacataataatagtaatgataGATAGAAAAAAGTTAATCAAGTAAACAGATACATTAAactataaagaataataataaactaataggTACTTATATCCTATAAGCATTTAACATAAATTACTTTAATATATGTCTAAGttatattcaaatttcaaaCCATTTTTATACATATGATTCATGAAGTTTGTGATTGAGGTGTAGGTGGATGTGAAAATGGGAAAACacattcaattgttttttaagtAAGTTGGTGAGACTTACAGGACAGTTGTAAGCTGTTTGTTTTTTAGTTTGGTAAGTTTTTAACATGAACATATGTCTTTGTCAAATAACTTCACACCActtctgcattttttttttttctacttcaaattttaattttcttatcacCCAGTTCACAATTCACTAAAGTTAGGTCAAGATAGAATGATAATATAGATTATTATCTAATTTTTCTGTTGCTTTGCCCAAAAAACCGTCATACTTACATAAATATCATCGTTCATCGTGAATCTTTATATAAGgcaaaatatttatctttcttCGTTTTCTTTGTATgattatttagttttttgttAGAcgaagaattttaaaatttttaaaaattaaatatttaaagtaataattatttttatttagttttttattttaaatttttaaattagataatatatttttaattttaatttttaatttaaaccagcaattttcaaaatttattcaattttatattttaaattatgaatttagatatataagtttaaaaattattcaaaatattttatcttattaccttaaaaaaactattaaatcaTTAGATGTTATTGAATTGGATGGAATAATTTTTGGTTGAATATTGAGGTCTAAAAATtacgcattttttaattttgtatttataaaataaaaaaatattaattgtattttaagttaataattattttatatatgtcattatataatattattgtttatactaataataataataataaatattagagtcagatattattataattaggaTGGATGACTGTTACTTTAACATTTGTCGTTATAGTTTTGAATggagtattttaaaattgattacaaataattttagatattttgttattttgaataaaaatatattatatttttaatagattattttaaaattgcttATAAATTTGTTAGATGAAATAACAACATATCATGTTGTTTTTTAATTgcttactaataaataaattggttactagttattattattataatatttatgtattaaaatgtCACATGGTTATGGTTATCGGTTACTATAATTTTTGGaggatatattaattaaaagtttaaatatagtTGTAAAAATGAggaattgttttttttctttaattttggaatacaaaattacaaacattAAGTAATATATGGGGAAGGATGTTTCAAGAGGAAAAACATTGTTTGGTGGATTTGTCTGCAATCAAATGTGAAAAAGGGGAAGACAACTTCATAACTATATCAACACCACTAAAGACTTCCAATGGTTCCTAGCTTTCCAATGGTCCCTAGCTCCcggtgaaaataaatttgtttgtatataatattaaaatgcaATAGATAGGAAGACGATCATTAAttcaatatttgtataattatggttatatttaaataaaataatatatttaagtgttataattatgtataattaataacattaatattataattattattattataatactaatacaaaataatagtactattattaataacattaatattaataacaaaattaataatactaaatatttattaatatcaatattaacaataataataataataataataataattcaaataataataatattatggatcccgtaaaaaagaataatagtatgaaaataattaaataactaatcaCAAGTAATTTtggtaataaattatatttatttcagaaaaataataataatgataatttttttaataataatgttaataataatactaatgtaatacaactaataataataataataagtagtgGCTAGTATTGAGACATATCATATgtactgttattattatttttttaaaattatattaagaaaattaatgtaattataaataatatgatattgttttactaatatataatcaaagaaTGAATATTAGTCATGCACATACATACTTGTATATAacttgtaatttaattatatgtcttagcctataaaattatttttaaaagtagacTTTACatgatttatataatattttatgattataatagataaattaaagttaactcTTTTGTACCTAAAGTCTGTGCAAATAattctaagaaaatttttctGGTCAGTAAAATGTGAGAAAAATTTCTTTGGTCAATTTTTATCccgtaaaagaaaaaaacattttaattttgtaagacTTTGTGAGAGTCTTAAGTTGTTCCATTAGTCTGAGAGATCCTAAGATTATCTTAAGATTATGAGTAAATTTGAGTTTCATTTTTAGATGGAGAGGCTATAACTATGTGAAAgtgaatttaaatgaaatatttaatttatttaattgttttatcgTCAAAGATATAAAGAATGCTAGAGTTGATTAAGAGAATATGTTCTTGAATAATTCTGGGTTAAATCTTGATAAGTGGACCTAGGTTTTTTACTACGAAAATTATGAATATCGGAGAGTGAACTCATGTTgttatatgttgtttttttttttttgaaaaaaatgtggAACTATGAATCCTTATTAAGATGGTAACATTGTTCTTTATTGACATTTGGTGTTCGgtagaaatttagaaatttaaatgatttatattataaaagaaaagataatgataatttcaCCTACTTTTAACTCACCACTTCAATAATccttcaatgattttttttttttacttttttttagtgGTGTAATGTGATGATCTAAAGTGATTGGATGGTGAATTAAAAatgagtcaaaatatcattattttaaaagaaattagtttGAGATGTTTGTACCTGTTGGTCACTgtcgtttattttttttaggaaattaatataaatattgttatatttgaataaatatttatttatataattattctcACGTGTTAGCTGTTGtaattatattatagatattatatttaaatgaaaaattttataatctgaaaaaaattacacaattaatcaattttattataatatatattaaaatgtttaatattttttttccaataccATAAGTTTGTATTACTATAAATCTCTTTAATAGTGCATTAAAATTTcgtaagaaaatattattaaagaaaaacatattgatACATGGTGATGTTAATGAGTATATGGTACAATAAGTGTTATGAGAAAATTATAGTGTATAAATTAAAGGTAAGTTGTTAATTAGCTGAGAGAGACTGTTAACAAGGGAAATTGTTAGTAATTGAAAAaagattaatgtttttttacctTTCTTTCTAAATGTATGAAAATATTATGGGACTTTTAATAATACATACCCTTTGTTCTGTTACTTTAATAATTATGGGactttaaataacatttttttttttcgttctgttactttattacaaaataaaaaataaaaaaagtcctTGCATTCATTTGTGACCAGttcaattagattttttattgttttgttgagCATTAACAATACAttgatatttgtatttaaaaatctgttcaatatattttacaacATTAAATCGAAATGAAAGGGATGAGAACCGAGCTTATAAACTATTATTGGTCCATGCTCTTCTTGTCAACAACACTGACAAAGCCTAATTTTATGTTACATCTAAGTTGCTATTCAATGAATTTCATTCCTAATACTAGCTAAGAACAATCTCAGTTCCTTGGTTTTCTGCTTGTGTTCAACAGACATGTCATTTTCTGAATCACTCAAATTAATCACTTCGATATTTTGGTCACTTGGTTGCAGAGATTTTGaggaaaaattgaattttttaggTGGGGAAGGGCTCAGAAGATCTATGATCTCATTTTTACCTGTAGTGGAAACTGCCTTATTTCTACTATATATGTTGCTAGTATTCTGAATCAACCCAGTGTGTTCGATGTCATGTGATGGATGCAACAAGTCTTCGGTATTAAGATCAGCTTCATCAGCCATAAAAGTTGTAATCCTTGATACCCTTTCTGAAGAATCAGAGGCATTGAAGTTGGCTTCATCTCTCAAACTATTATTATCAAGCAACAAATTCTGAAGCTTAAGATCAAGCTCAGCAAGAGATGAATTAGTTTCCTTCTTCTTTGGTCTTCTTTTCtgattattttgtttcttcCGTTGAGCTTTTCTTTCCTCAAACTCCAAAATCTTCTCACGGCAGGCACTGTAGGAATGATGAAACAATAATGAAAGACACCCTAAAGAAATACACACCAGCATGGTTGAATTTGAATAGTTCAAAAACGACCCTATTGATAAGAATAAGATAAAACATTTCCTCAGTGTTTTTGGGAATAAAGATGGTTCATCAATCATGTCATTTGCATTACCTTTCTATAAGATCTGCAGGTACTGTTGAAGTTTCAAGTCCATCCATTCCTTCCCAAGAAACCTCATAGCATTCTCTCCCTTGAACTCTTCTGCTCTTGATGATTTCCGAGACAGGACACTTTACAGGGATCTGTGGATATACATATCTTGGTTCAGAAAAAAGGAACCTGGGAGACAATTTAGCTTGTGTTTGGATTGAATGATGAATTTAAGGGAGTGATTCATGAATGGATTTAAGAAAAGAGGTAAATCATATTGTTTGGATTAAAGAAAAAGTGaatgatttaattaatatgaatgataaaattattatactttaaaataaaaaatatattaaaaatattaaaatttaaattaattaattttaatataaaatatatattaaaaaaattaaatacattaaaagataattaattatatttttatacaattaaaagaTCTCctatgaaatagaaaaaatcatTCATACATAGCATAGTCCAAGTGGACccacttaaaatatttactgAAGTATGACTGGCCATCATATTAGGAACTGTATATTCTAATCATGAGCAATCGCTATTTAAGTTTAACATAATGTTTAAACATTTAGAACTTTTTCGTACGAACTCGGACTGGAAGTGTATATTCTAAGCATGAAAGCAATCgctatttaagtttaaaataatgtttaaactTTTAGAACTTCTTCGTACAAACTCGGACAGTAATGAACTATTAATTTGGTAGTGCAAAGGGTTAGTAGTACCTCATGTAAAGGAAGGTTCAGTCCAACTTTAGATGAAGTTAAACGCAAATTGGCAAATCGTCGTAAATCTCTTTCAGCTATACTTGGAAGGATATACCCATCTATTGAATGAAATGTCAATCAGCATCACAAAATAACTTCCAAAAGTCCAGCCCAGATAAAGCCCAGCTCAAGTTTTACATTTCCAAATGTCTAGGAATTTCAGGTTAAATGTAAACCTTACTCATTACATGAACAATGAACACTTGAATGTAAACCCAAACCACAAAATAAATTAGATGTTTTACCATTATTAATCATTCAATTGTAGATATTAATTGGAGATCTATAAGAATAAGTGCGTCAAAGTAGATGAAGAACCTGTTTTCTCCGAAGGCCACAGAAAGAATTCAGCGCAAAGCTGCTGGAGTTCAGCACGTTGAAACGTATATTGAGCAAGAACCCTACATAGAGATTAGTAAAAGATTTTAAGTAAACTATGAGCTGTTATACAGTTTATATTCCAGATCTAATTTTCagattacattaaaaaaaaaatccatttaagAATCACAAAAACTTGCTTGATATTCGTAACTGTTTCAAATGAACTTCATTTCAGTTTTCAGAAATTGATGTTTATACCTgttgaataattaatattaagaaTCATAACAGTAGAAGTATGTGATGCAATAAAAATCCCAGGTCAATTGTCTCCGTTTTCACATTCCCAGCTTGGTTTGTATACTGGATATATTTCAATTTGTACAGAGAATCAATCTTTAGGAGTTGGAAACAATCCACTAAAAAAGATAGACTTACTTGTGCACAATATCTGAATCTGCAGAGTGACATTTTGGCTTCATATAAgcattaattacttttaaaatgttatcatCACGCCCTAAATCATTCTTGCCTCCTGTATATACAAAAGATAGAAACCAAGATACAAAGTTCAATGGCAAATCCTCCATTTGACAATTAATTGTAAGTCATGCTTTGTATACGATGCATTCTAGACGACATAAAATAAGCAAATAGGTATTGGGTATATACATTCCATCAAATGgtttacaatatatattatattgggCCTAACTGTAGCATCTTATTCCTTTATCATTTACATTTATATGGACAGTAAACAGTTAGTGTTAATTTAgcttttttataatatacttATTTAGGTAATATCTTATTCCCAGGTTGATCACAACACAACACAGCCTTTAAACTCTATCAAATCCCAAATAATTTCTTACCTGAAGTTTCTATAAACCCCTATCAAACACAAAACAGGCCCTAAAAGCCATAGTGTGATCCTTTAATCCTGGTTCTTTTCCTTGCGTACCGACCTTT is a window of Vigna unguiculata cultivar IT97K-499-35 chromosome 4, ASM411807v1, whole genome shotgun sequence DNA encoding:
- the LOC114181509 gene encoding flap endonuclease GEN-like 2 produces the protein MGVKNLWDLLESCKKRVPLYHLQNKRVCVDLSCWMVQLHSVSKSHACVKEKVYLKGLFHRLRALIALNCSLVFVTDGSIPAIKLSTYRRRLNVGKEVAQNETNLQKVTSLRRNMGSEFSCMIKEAKMLGMALGISCLNGIEEAEAQCALLNFESLCDGCFSLDSDIFLFGARTVYRDICLGDGGYVVCYEMTDIERKLGLGRDSLIALSLLLGSDYYQGVHGLGPESACQIVKSIGDKDVLKKIASEGLGWVKKRRGGKNDLGRDDNILKVINAYMKPKCHSADSDIVHKVLAQYTFQRAELQQLCAEFFLWPSEKTDGYILPSIAERDLRRFANLRLTSSKVGLNLPLHEIPVKCPVSEIIKSRRVQGRECYEVSWEGMDGLETSTVPADLIESACREKILEFEERKAQRKKQNNQKRRPKKKETNSSLAELDLKLQNLLLDNNSLRDEANFNASDSSERVSRITTFMADEADLNTEDLLHPSHDIEHTGLIQNTSNIYSRNKAVSTTGKNEIIDLLSPSPPKKFNFSSKSLQPSDQNIEVINLSDSENDMSVEHKQKTKELRLFLASIRNEIH